The genome window CCAAGGATCCTGTGATCACCAGCTAGGGAAGGTAGGGAGAAAAGTGGGAGTAGTCAGCACATCTGAGCTGCGGGAAATTGTGGCGCAGCTGCGAGAAAAGGGAGAACGCATCGTCTTTACCAACGGCCGGTTCGATTTGGTTCACGTCGGTCATGTCCGTTATCTACAGCGGGCCAAAAGCTTTGGCACTGTATTAATAGTGGGAATTAACTCCGATGCCGCGGTCAGGAAAATCTCGGATCCGGGGCGTCCCATCAATCCGGCGGAGTATCGGATGGAAGTGATTGCTGCCCTTAAGCCGGTGGATTATGTGGTGGAGTTTGATGAACCAACGGCTAACTCACTGCTGGAGTTAATCCGCCCCGACGTCTATGTCAAGGGTGGGGACTATCGCAGCAAGCCTCTACCAGAAGCGGAAACGGCTCGCCGGGTGGGGGCTAGGCTGGAGCTGGTGGATCTAGAGGCAGGACAGTCAACCACCGGGATCATCGAGCGCATTGTCAGTAGGTATGGCCGGTAGCAGGACCCATTGCCACAGGAACCAAGCCGCCGGGAAAGGGGACTAGACTTGAGGAACATTGATCTATTGCGCTTTATCCGCCCGTACAAGACTCGGTTGGTAGCTGGGATTGGGGCAACAATTTCTCATTCTTTAGTTACTGTTTTTTTCTTTAAGCTCTTCAAGGACTTCTTGGATACGATGATTGACAGTATCGCTACC of Bacillota bacterium contains these proteins:
- a CDS encoding adenylyltransferase/cytidyltransferase family protein, translated to MGVVSTSELREIVAQLREKGERIVFTNGRFDLVHVGHVRYLQRAKSFGTVLIVGINSDAAVRKISDPGRPINPAEYRMEVIAALKPVDYVVEFDEPTANSLLELIRPDVYVKGGDYRSKPLPEAETARRVGARLELVDLEAGQSTTGIIERIVSRYGR